In Anabas testudineus chromosome 12, fAnaTes1.2, whole genome shotgun sequence, one genomic interval encodes:
- the cln8 gene encoding protein CLN8 translates to MDPNQQISPLSQPSAEYFSLDYRLQLIGLGFGFYAAVFLLSHLLSVALSRTYNSLLAKEKVFWNLAATRAVFGIQSIVAGIRALTENSALSRDKIRGQEDWSWFNVLTATGFFIFENVALHTSSVVFWSFDLPLAMHHFFALSGYVSAVVWDSMGHFLPMVTLLLEMSTPFTCISWMLLKAGWARTLFWRANQWVMIHMFHCRMVLTYYMWWVTLTQWEEISTHMAFPPLLLYLIGLALLTLIMNPLWTHKKTMQLLNPVDWNFGNQPAPLNGPVKGQSKTSIKPHAN, encoded by the exons ATGGATCCTAACCAGCAGATCAGCCCTCTCTCACAGCCCAGTGCAGAATACTTCTCATTGGACTATCGCCTTCAGCTTATTGGACTGGGATTTGGCTTCTATGCAGCAGTgttcctcctctctcatctcctgTCAGTAGCTTTGTCCCGCACATACAACTCTCTGCTAGCTAAGGAGAAGGTTTTCTGGAACCTTGCAGCCACTCGGGCAGTATTTGGCATCCAGAGTATTGTTGCAGGTATTCGGGCCCTAACTGAGAACTCGGCATTATCCAGGGACAAAATAAGGGGGCAAGAAGACTGGTCATGGTTTAATGTCCTCACAGCCACAGGTTTCTTTATATTTGAGAATGTAGCCCTTCACACCTCCAGCGTGGTATTTTGGTCATTTGACCTCCCACTGGCGATGCATCACTTCTTTGCCCTGTCAGGATATGTATCAGCAGTGGTGTGGGATTCCATGGGACACTTCCTGCCCATGGTTACGCTCCTACTGGAGATGAGCACACCATTCACCTGTATATCCTGGATGTTACTAAAG GCCGGCTGGGCGCGCACATTGTTCTGGAGAGCCAACCAGTGGGTGATGATCCACATGTTCCACTGTCGCATGGTGCTCACCTATTATATGTGGTGGGTAACTTTGACCCAGTGGGAAGAGATCAGCACTCACATGGCCTTTCCACCACTCTTGCTCTACCTAATAGGCCTTGCTTTGCTTACGCTTATTATGAACCCACTGTGGACTCACAAGAAGACCATGCAGCTGCTCAACCCAGTGGACTGGAACTTTGGCAACCAACCAGCACCTTTAAATGGTCCCGTGAAGGGCCAGTCCAAAACTTCTATCAAACCTCATGCCAACTGA